A stretch of Miscanthus floridulus cultivar M001 chromosome 13, ASM1932011v1, whole genome shotgun sequence DNA encodes these proteins:
- the LOC136501387 gene encoding LOW QUALITY PROTEIN: auxin response factor 21-like (The sequence of the model RefSeq protein was modified relative to this genomic sequence to represent the inferred CDS: deleted 1 base in 1 codon), which produces MAAAPAPAPGTSSGEAGRTKENQELWYACAGPLVALPPVGSLVVYFPQGHSEQVAASMRKDADAKIPSYPNLPSKLICILRSVTMLADPDTDEVYARMTLQPVSNVTHCDKETLLATELALKQTRPQTEFFCKTLTASDTSTHGGFSVPRRAAERIFPHLNFSMQPPAQELQARDLHDAIWTFRHIYRGQPKRHLLTTGWSLFVSGKRLLAGDSVLFIRDGRQQLLLGIRRANRQPVNLSSSVLSSDSMHIGILAAAAHAAANNSQFTVFYNPRASPSEFVIPFAKYQKAVYSNQLSLGMRFRMMFETEESATRRYMGTITGISDMDPVRWKNSQWRNIQVAWDEAAPSERRTRVSLWEVEPVIAPFFIYPSPLFTAKRPRQPGITDDDSSEMDNLFKRTMPWFAEEIGKKDLSTQNSLVPGLSLVQWMNMQQNSSLANTVMQPELLNPLAGKPVQTLAAADLSRQISFQPQFLQQNNIQFNTSLLPPQNQQTEQLANVIATPNQLGSAIVLQKVVQNCSSEQKQNPVTQQLQVSQPMISMAQPQLVHTQVQQPQVILQAQPQHPQVIVQAQLQQQQPLVQNHTTIQGGLQQIQLLQQQHPHLQQQQVQQSVQEQQQIKIQPFHQVPNDADMVTQLSDQMKIQLLKALQPQQPLVMEQQKMILDLQQQAVNSHSTAQQCSQVATQVVGLHSSSTIQYPTQQKTQPPKPIHEFPGNAVSIVKSEIVTSMGARSLHVPGGVQSMKTDDVPSSSTSPSTNNNPVILRSTPSSSKNQCLPTAAKAPQSSVVLGSTLEQGMKPFESTQHTMVIPKMTEERPATGQDYMNSTQMDYLDTSSSATSVCLSQADGSLQQNFPPSSFNQHQPLRETVPDSEFEVTDAGNNFLFGANIDGHMEPLNEDSLLGTTFETEKYMDQMPGNGISNYISSKDSQQELSSSMISHSFGVADIAFNSIDSSINDIPFLNRNSRAPGPAHQRIRTYTKVHKRGAVGRSIDINRYSGYDELKHDIARMFGIEGQLSDQNRVGWKLVYEDHEKDVLLVGDDPWESFVNCVRCIRILSPQEERQMRLASDYGDSFLGNQACSSSDGGHPWRVTGD; this is translated from the exons GTGACGCATTGTGACAAGGAGACGTTGCTGGCAACAGAGCTTGCACTGAAACAAACCAGACCACAGACAGAGTTCTTTTGTAAAACACTGACTGCAAGTGATACAAGCACTCATGGAGGTTTCTCTGTGCCACGGCGTGCTGCAGAGCGAATTTTCCCCCATCTT AACTTCTCAATGCAGCCTCCTGCTCAGGAACTGCAGGCCAGGGATTTGCACGATGCAATTTGGACATTCCGTCATATATATCGAG GCCAGCCTAAAAGGCATTTGCTGACTACTGGCTGGAGCCTATTTGTCAGTGGAAAGAGACTCCTTGCTGGCGACTCAGTCCTGTTTATTAG GGACGGAAGACAGCAACTCCTCTTGGGGATAAGGCGGGCAAATAGGCAGCCTGTTAACCTCTCATCATCTGTTTTGTCTAGTGACAGTATGCATATTGGAATTCTTGCTGCTGCAGCCCATGCAGCAGCTAATAACAGCCAATTCACAGTATTCTATAATCCAAG GGCTAGTCCTTCAGAATTTGTTATTCCTTTTGCCAAGTACCAGAAGGCTGTCTATAGCAACCAACTATCACTTGGCATGCGGTTTAGAATGATGTTTGAAACTGAAGAATCTGCAACAAGAAG GTACATGGGAACAATAACTGGTATAAGTGATATGGATCCTGTAAGGTGGAAAAACTCCCAATGGCGCAATATTCAG GTTGCATGGGATGAAGCAGCGCCAAGTGAGAGACGCACCAGGGTTTCCCTTTGGGAGGTTGAACCTGTTATAGCTCCATTCTTCATTTATCCCTCGCCATTGTTCACTGCAAAACGTCCGAGACAACCTGGGATAACAG ATGACGATAGCTCAGAAATGGACAATCTTTTTAAGCGGACCATGCCATGGTTTGCTGAGGAGATTGGCAAGAAAGATCTGAGTACTCAAAACAGTTTAGTTCCTGGATTAAGTTTAGTTCAGTGGATGAACATGCAACAGAACTCCTCTCTTGCCAACACAGTTATGCAACCGGAATTGCTAAATCCGTTAGCTGGAAAACCTGTACAAACACTGGCTGCAGCTGATCTATCTAGGCAAATTAGCTTCCAGCCCCAGTTCCTGCAACAAAATAACATCCAGTTCAACACTTCGCTGCTACCTCCCCAAAACCAGCAGACCGAACAGTTAGCAAACGTAATAGCTACACCAAACCAATTGGGAAGTGCTATAGTACTACAAAAGGTAGTTCAAAATTGCAGTTCTGAACAGAAACAGAATCCGGTAACTCAACAATTGCAAGTCAGCCAACCAATGATTAGTATGGCACAGCCTCAACTTGTCCATACTCAAGTCCAGCAACCTCAAGTCATTCTCCAGGCTCAGCCTCAGCATCCTCAAGTCATTGTCCAAGCTCAACTACAGCAACAGCAACCTCTGGTTCAAAATCACACCACCATACAAGGTGGTCTTCAACAAATCCAGCTTCTGCAGCAACAGCATCCTCatctgcagcagcagcaggttcAGCAGTCAGTGCAGGAACAACAGCAAATAAAGATACAGCCTTTTCATCAGGTACCTAATGACGCAGACATGGTAACACAGTTATCTGATCAGATGAAAATACAACTATTGAAGGCTCTACAACCACAGCAGCCTCTGGTCATGGAACAGCAGAAAATGATATTGGATTTGCAGCAACAAGCAGTAAATTCTCATTCAACTGCTCAGCAGTGCTCGCAGGTAGCTACCCAAGTGGTAGGTTTGCATAGCAGTAGCACTATTCAGTACCCGACGCAGCAAAAGACTCAACCTCCCAAACCAATTCACGAGTTTCCTGGGAATGCTGTTTCTATTGTAAAATCAGAAATTGTCACCTCCATGGGTGCTCGCTCTTTGCATGTGCCTGGCGGAGTGCAGTCAATGAAGACGGATGATGTTCCCTCTTCTTCAACATCACCATCCACAAACAATAATCCTGTTATTTTGCGATCAACTCCAAGTAGCTCCAAGAACCAATGTTTACCTACTGCAGCAAAGGCTCCTCAATCATCTGTTGTATTGGGTTCTACACTTGAACAGGGTATGAAACCTTTTGAGAGTACACAGCACACAATGGTGATTCCCAAGATGACTGAAGAAAGGCCAGCTACTGGACAAGACTACATGAACAGCACTCAGATGGATTATTTGGATACGTCCTCTTCAGCGACTTCAGTTTGCCTTTCTCAGGCTGACGGATCACTGCAACAAAATTTTCCACCTTCATCCTTCAATCAGCATCAACCGTTGAGAGAAACGGTTCCAGATAGCGAGTTTGAGGTTACAGATGCAGGAAATAACTTTCTATTTGGGGCAAACATTGATGGCCATATGGAGCCTCTTAAC GAAGACTCTTTGCTTGGAACTACCTTTGAAACTGAGAAGTACATGGATCAGATGCCAGGAAATGGCATCTCTAACTACATTTCATCAAAGGATTCTCAACAAGAGTTATCATCTTCAATGATTTCACATTCATTTGGTGTTGCTGATATTGCATTCAATTCCATAGATTCATCAATCAATGATATCCCATTCTTAAATAGAAATTCCCGGGCTCCAGGTCCTGCTCATCAACGGATACGAACATACACCAAG GTGCACAAGCGTGGTGCTGTTGGAAGATCAATTGACATCAACAGATATTCTGGATATGATGAACTGAAGCATGATATTGCCCGTATGTTTGGTATTGAGGGGCAACTCAGTGACCAAAATAGAGTTGGCTGGAAGCTAGTATATGAAGATCACGAGAAGGATGTTCTATTAGTTGGTGATGACCCATGGGAGT CTTTCGTGAACTGCGTGCGGTGCATCAGGATTCTTTCACCACAGGAAGAAAGGCAAATGAGATTGGCCAGTGACTATGGAGACAGCTTTCTTGGAAACCAAGCATGCAGCAGTTCAGATGGGGGTCACCCGTGGAGGGTCACCGGTGACTAG
- the LOC136501486 gene encoding LOW QUALITY PROTEIN: uncharacterized protein (The sequence of the model RefSeq protein was modified relative to this genomic sequence to represent the inferred CDS: inserted 1 base in 1 codon; deleted 1 base in 1 codon), which yields MAVSPELEGWRRIAPSRFVSFAFPNPFLGHASNPYGDGGGDAGECVRVAVLDSPLPAPPVPATAAMLVPAGRHRDWIFSTRAGHLHLLLSTTRFSRLILVGPELSAPSPRIVSCIRRPDPDPTHARLLPLLLALCPMAAFRDNAVPDVPLLTFQDDLLRLAPIKFVAGPVVGEMVVEDVAIDCSPSPAELRRRLRFKRMPCLVQTQVRLCQSPAAASSPLLEALEGSGELLQPEVGGSLVQPYLQAMVSGLAVTAPSIEESIRSGVRPRCLCSGVGGGSLLMSFRMGLQFDVLGIEADGVVLDVARNHFGLVEDEFLHVHVGDAIQMIQDLSRQGKPDMNFSAIMVDLDSSDAMCGVSDPPLEMTHGNVLLSVRTILXHGVLILNVIPPPAHRSFYKGMIDVLRQVFSELFEIDVGNGENFVLIATVSLIEIAVTVDSGHFLTELRKLTGDFLEHIRKF from the exons ATGGCGGTGAGCCCGGAGCTAGAGGGCTGGCGCCGCATCGCGCCTTCCCGCTTCGTCTCCTTCGCCTTCCCCAACCCTTTCCTCGGCCACGCCTCCAATCCTTACGGGGACGGGGGCGGCGATGCGGGGGAGTGCGTCCGGGTTGCCGTCCTCGATTCGCCCCTCCCTGCCCCGCCCGTCCCGGCAACGGCGGCAATGCTCGTCCCGGCCGGCCGGCACCGCGACTGGATCTTCTCCACCCGCGccggccacctccacctcctcctctccaccacccGCTTCTCCCGTCTCATACTCGTTGGTCCTGAGCTGTCAGCGCCTTCTCCTCGGATCGTTTCGTGCATCCGTCGCCCGGACCCAGACCCTACTCACGCTcggctcctccccctcctccttgcTCTCTGCCCCATGGCCGCGTTTCGGGACAACGCCGTCCCTGACGTCCCGCTGCTCACCTTCCAGGATGACCTCCTCCGGCTTGCCCCTATCAAGTTCGTCGCTGGCCCTGTTGTTGGCGAGATGGTTGTCGAGGATGTGGCCATTGACTGCAGCCCCAGTCCAGCTGAATTGCGCCGCAGGCTGCGGTTCAAGCGCATGCCCTGCCTTGTGCAGACGCAGGTGCGCCTATGTCAGTCACCTGCTGCTGCTTCGTCGCCGTTGCTGGAAGCACTGGAAGGGTCAGGTGAGCTGTTGCAACCGGAGGTGGGTGGATCATTGGTCCAGCCTTACCTGCAAGCCATGGTTTCCGGTCTCGCAGTGACTGCGCCATCCATTGAGGAGAGTATTCGGTCAGGTGTTAGGCCTAGGTGTCTCTGTTCTGGTGTCGGAGGTGGATCACTCCTCATGTCATTCAGAATGGGGCTTCAGTTCGATGTACTCGGCATAGAGGCCGATGGTGTTGTCCTGGATGTCGCAAGGAATCATTTTGGGCTGGTGGAGGATGAGTTCCTACATGTCCATGTCGGTGATGCTATACAGATGATACAGGATCTTTCTCGGCAAGGGAAGCCTGATATGAATTTCAGTGCAATTATGGTGGATCTTGACTCCTCTGATGCTATGTGTGGTGTCAGCGATCCACCATTGGAGATGACTCATGGAAATGTCCTTCTCTCTGTGCGCACAATCC GTCACGGAGTTCTGATTCTGAATGTGATTCCGCCTCCTGCACATAGGTCCTTCTACAAAGGGATGATTGATGTTCTTCGCCAAGTTTTCTCAGAACTGTTCGAAATAGATGTTGGTAATGGCGAGAATTTTGTTCTT ATTGCTACAGTATCACTGATTGAAATCGCAGTTACTGTTGATTCTGGACATTTTCTGACAGAATTGAGGAAATTAACTGGGGACTTCTTGGAACATATAAGAAAATTTTGA